In the genome of Thermoproteus tenax Kra 1, the window TCCGGCAGAACTCTGTATATCAACGCCACTTCGGCCGACATAGGCCCGAGGTGTAAATCCCTATATAAAAATTTACGGCCCCTCGAATCCGCAGACGGGGCACTTGTAGGAGATCCCCAACTTCCTGGACTTATAGCTCCTTATGATGGTGGCTTTGCCGCAGTTGGGGCAGACGAACTCGACACCTCGCTCCAGCGGGGCCAGAGACCAGTTGGTCATACTGTCGGCGGGAGGCTGGGGGCCATATATTTTGGCGCCTCTAATCGACATAGCCTTCCTGCATCAACGCGTTTAAAAAGTTTACGAGAAACTTTATTACAGGTCCCATTTGGGCCATGGATCTGCTGGCGCGAAGGCTGTTGTCGGTTAAAAACGCAGTGGGGCCCTCGGCGGGGCCCGACGGCTCAATATACTATCTCTCCGACTACACAGGCCAGTACCAGATCTGGAGGTTCGACTGGAGGAGACACGACGTCCTATTTCCGTGGGATGGCAGAGTCGGGGCCATGTCGATATCGCCGAGAGGACACGTGGCGTTCGCCGCAGACGTGGGAGGAGACGAGAGGTGGCGCATCTACGTGTTGGACGGCGATGAAGTCTCCGACGTCGCAACCGAGGGGTTCAACAATCTGGGGCCCTGGACGGAGGACGGCCTCAAGCTTGCCTACACATCCACTGTGGAGAGCCCCGCCGACTACTACCTCTACGTCTACGATAGAGCCACCGGCACCTCCGCCAGGCTTGCGGAGCTCTCCGGCATCAATGCGGCGGCCGACTGGTGCGGTGACGCAGTTTTGGTGGCCCACGAGGAGTCCTCCAGAGACGGCGATATATACTTGGTGGGAAGAGACGGCGTCAAGAATCTGACTAAACACTCGGGCGAGGAGAAGAACGCCTCGCCCAGATGTCTAGGCCACGGAAGGGTGGCCTACTTGAGCAACCGCTGGTCTGAGTATTCGGCCATAGCCTTGTTGGACTTGAACACGGGGGAGGCCAAGCCTTGGGTCCAGTTGGACAGAGAGATTGAGGCGTTCGACGTGTGGGAAAACTATATGGCCTACGTAGTCAACGAGGACGGCTACTCGGGGCTATATATAATGCACACGCCCACCGGCCTCACCCACAAGGTGGGCATACCGCCGGGGGTGGTCACCTCTCTGAGCTGGCGCTTCGGCAGATTGACCTTCTCCCTATCTGGGCCTCAGATCGGCCACGAGGTCTTCGTCTACGGAGTGGAGGTCAGAAAGATAACAGAGTCGCCCAAGTACGGCCTCGACTTCTCTAAAAACGCCGTGCCCGAGGCAGTTAGGATCAAGGCGAGCGATGGCGTCGTTATACCCGTGCTGCTCTACAAGCCCTCCGCCCAGCCGCCCTATAAGGCCGTCTTCATCCTCCACGGAGGGCCCGAGAGTCAGGCGAGGCCGTACTTCGAGCCGTTGGCCCAGCTTCTGGTGCGGCTCGGCTACCTAGTGGTGGAGCCCAACTTCAGAGGATCTACAGGGTATGGGAAGACCTTCGTCACATTGGACGACGGCGAGAGGAGGCTGAACGCCGTTAGAGATGTGGCGGAGGTAGCTGAGTGGGCGCAGAGACAGGGGTTCATCGCCGATAGGCCCTGCGTGATGGGCGGAAGCTACGGAGGCTATCTGACGCTGATGTCCCTCGCCTTGTACCCAGAGCTGTGGAAGTGCGGCGTCGAGATAGCGGGCATAGTCAATCTGGCTACGTTTTTAGAGCGGACTGCGCCGTGGAGGAGGAGGCACAGAGAGGCCGAGTACGGGAGGCTGGAGGACAGAGAGCTCCTCGCGAGGCTCAGCCCCATAACTTACGCCGACAAGATAGCTGCTCCGCTGTTGGTGGTGCACGGAGCCAACGACATAAGAGTGCCCGTCGGCGAGGCGGACCAGCTAGTGGCCAGGCTCAGAGAGCTCGGCAAAGAGGTGGAGTTCCTCCGCCTAGAGAACGAGGGACACGTCCTCTCCCCCTCGGCGCGTCCCCTAGTCTACGGCAAAGCTGTCGAGTTCATCAAGAGGCGCCTCTAAAGCTTTTAAACAGCCTCCTCAGCCCTGGCATGATACCGCAGAGGGGGAAGGAGCTGGTGTCTCCCATAAGGCCCGTCTGGATCGAGACTGTATCTTGGCATACGTCTCTCGTCATGCAGATAGAGGCGATCCGCCTAATGAAGAGGACCAAATATCAAGAGATGGCCATTATAGACACGGTGGACTTCGGGAGGGCCTTGGTCTTAGACGGCTTTATTCAGTCCACGTACGCCGACGAGCCCTACTACCACGAGCCGCTCGTCCACCCGGCCATGGTGGCCCACGGATCGCCCGCGAGAGTCCTCATCTTGGGAGGCGGCGAGGGGGCGGCCCTCAGAGAGGCGTTGAAGTACAAGTCCGTCCGCGAGGTGGTCATGGTGGATATCGATGGCGATGTGGTGAAGGCGGCGAAGGAGCACCTTCCCGCCATGCACCAGGGAGCTTTCGACGACCCGAGGGCCAAGGTGTTGATAATGGACGGCCAAGCCTATGTGGAGGAGGCCCTGGCCAGGGGGGAGAAGTTCGACGTAGTGATAATGGATCTCACAGACCCCTACGGGCCCGAGATAGCCCAGGGGCTCTACTCGGCCCAGTTCTTGGGCAAACTCAAGGCCCTTTTGGCGCAGGGCGGCATTGTGGTCACGCAGGCAGGCGACTCCTTCTTCTTCGAGGAGGAGTACTCAAACGTTCTGCGGAACTTCGCCTCCGTTTTCAAATACGTCGCCGAGTACAATTTGTGGATCCCGTCCTTCGGCTACGCAGTCAACTTCATCGCTGGGAGCGACTGGGTGGATCCAAGGGCGCTGAGCGCCGAGGAGGTAGACAAGCGGTTGGCCCAACAGGGCGTGTCCACTTTGTTCTACTCGGGCAGAGTGCACACGGCGTTGATGAACTTCCCCATATACAAGAAGTTCAGAGGGTAGAGCCCTTGGTCTTGGCCGAGAGCAACGCCTTGACGAGCTCGTAGTGTTTAAGCTCGTCGTACTCTATGGATTTTATCAACGCTCTGGCCAACGGATCTTGTATGTGGTATAAGGCCTCAATGCTCTCCCTCATCCCTCTCTCCTCCTCTGAGAGGGTCCTCAGCTCCTCCTCAGTCAGAGCGAGCTCATCGGCCTTTATCCTCCCTGCGAGATAATCGAGCAACGTGATCAAAATTTCGGCGTGGCGCAAGCTGTCCATGGCTATCTGCATAAATATGGAACGCGCCAGGGGGTTGCCTGATCTGTAGACCATGAGGAGCCCTTTGTTGGCAGTCTCTTGCTCTAGCTTTATCCGCTCCATTATGAGCAGATGTACGTTGGCCTCGACGTGGGCC includes:
- a CDS encoding zinc finger domain-containing protein: MSIRGAKIYGPQPPADSMTNWSLAPLERGVEFVCPNCGKATIIRSYKSRKLGISYKCPVCGFEGP
- a CDS encoding S9 family peptidase; translated protein: MDLLARRLLSVKNAVGPSAGPDGSIYYLSDYTGQYQIWRFDWRRHDVLFPWDGRVGAMSISPRGHVAFAADVGGDERWRIYVLDGDEVSDVATEGFNNLGPWTEDGLKLAYTSTVESPADYYLYVYDRATGTSARLAELSGINAAADWCGDAVLVAHEESSRDGDIYLVGRDGVKNLTKHSGEEKNASPRCLGHGRVAYLSNRWSEYSAIALLDLNTGEAKPWVQLDREIEAFDVWENYMAYVVNEDGYSGLYIMHTPTGLTHKVGIPPGVVTSLSWRFGRLTFSLSGPQIGHEVFVYGVEVRKITESPKYGLDFSKNAVPEAVRIKASDGVVIPVLLYKPSAQPPYKAVFILHGGPESQARPYFEPLAQLLVRLGYLVVEPNFRGSTGYGKTFVTLDDGERRLNAVRDVAEVAEWAQRQGFIADRPCVMGGSYGGYLTLMSLALYPELWKCGVEIAGIVNLATFLERTAPWRRRHREAEYGRLEDRELLARLSPITYADKIAAPLLVVHGANDIRVPVGEADQLVARLRELGKEVEFLRLENEGHVLSPSARPLVYGKAVEFIKRRL
- a CDS encoding transcriptional regulator; this translates as MSLEKYISALRAVVARELVRRGLSVNEAARVLGVTAAAVSLYVSGKRGGELAAKIESNERVMSIVKSYLDAYLERRAGTSLELADLAQAVKNAMEAPAHVEANVHLLIMERIKLEQETANKGLLMVYRSGNPLARSIFMQIAMDSLRHAEILITLLDYLAGRIKADELALTEEELRTLSEEERGMRESIEALYHIQDPLARALIKSIEYDELKHYELVKALLSAKTKGSTL